Part of the Georgenia sp. TF02-10 genome, GGGTGCGCAGCGCCGCCAGGTACCGCCGGCCGTCGGGCCGCGGGGTGGAGCGGACCAGCCAGCGGAAGTGCTCCATGGTGCTGTGCGCGGCGAACGGCAGCCCCATCGCCTCGGTGTACAGGTCGGCGTGGGCGGCGGCGCCGTCGTTGCCCGGCGCCGACCACGCCCGCAGCAGGCGGGCCACCAGGTCCCCCCTGGTGAGGGCCTGCTCGGGGAACCAGGGCACCTGGAACCGCAGCAGGGGACCCAGGGCCCGGGCCGGGACCGTGCGCAGGGTGTGCAGGGGCACCGGGTGCGGGTTGGCCAGCACGGCCACCGCCCGGGTCACCGCCGGCGCAAAGGTGGGCATGGACCACGCCACCGTGCCGCCGAACCCGTGCCCGACGACGACGGCCCCGGCGGCCCCGAGGGACCGGATCACCCCCGCGACGTCCCGGGCCAGGACGTCGGTCTCGTGCCGGCGCGGCGGCTTGTCCGAGCCGGCGAAGCCGCGCAGGTCCATCGCGGCCACCCGGTAGCCGG contains:
- a CDS encoding alpha/beta fold hydrolase, producing the protein MVADSSCVLVPGPWEHRDVAANGAQFHVALAGPPDPDRPLVVLLHAFPQFWWAWRHQIPPLAEAGYRVAAMDLRGFAGSDKPPRRHETDVLARDVAGVIRSLGAAGAVVVGHGFGGTVAWSMPTFAPAVTRAVAVLANPHPVPLHTLRTVPARALGPLLRFQVPWFPEQALTRGDLVARLLRAWSAPGNDGAAAHADLYTEAMGLPFAAHSTMEHFRWLVRSTPRPDGRRYLAALRTPVTAPVLTVRGGQDPLMGARAFRRDACYVDGPLQQVVLDRAGHFLPEEAPAEVTEALLGFLADVVR